The nucleotide sequence AAACGTAGCGCTCGCAAAACGGGGATCATTCACCAGAATACTGGCTTGTCCATCGGGCATAATTTTGTAGATAACCGGCGAAAACGAGTCCGTAACGTAAATGGTCCCATCCGGCGACAGAGCGAGGTCATTGGCAAAATGACGGGCATCGGGCAGCAGGTTGTCCATTTCTACCCGACGTTCCAACTGACGCGTATTCAGGTTAAACACCAGCAGTTCAGCCGTTTTAAACGCCGTTTGTGGCGTACTCTTAACCGAAACGCCCTGATCACCCACGCAGACAAAAAGCCGCTCGCCGGCTACTTTCACGCCGATGCCGCTAATCAGCTCGGGCGCACTCAGCAGATCGGCATACCGGCCGTCGGTATCGACCGTTCCAATCTTGCCCTGTGTGATAGACGTAATGACGAACTTTCCTAATAGCGATGAGTAGGCGATCCCCTCGGGATACTGCCGCTCGGCTACAAAGTTAATGCGCTCGGGGAAGGGCGCGTTCGGGCTATTGCGGTGGTCTTCACAGGCAGTTAGCCAGCAGGCTATCAGGACCAATGCGCTTAGAGCCAATGAGTTTTTCATTCGTAACCAGTTGAGTTTAATATAGCTTATATCCGGGACGCTTGTCCGGATAGAGAACGTAATAGGTCTGTGAACGGCTTTGTTTAAAATTTTACAGGCGGGTCCGCTTTAGGCTGGAAAACTATTTTTGACGGGCTGAGTTTCTATGCTACAACCTTGTTTACCCGTACGACGTCATGAAACATTTCACCACCCTAACCGAAGCCATGGAAGACCTTCGGGGACGCGGCTACACGCATGAATTTGGCCCGCAGAATGATGCGCTGGTCGAAAAATCAACGGACACGAAACTCAAAAGTGAAGACTTTAACGTCGATGAGTTTCATCGCTTTGAGGGCACTTCCGACCCCGGCGACGAAATGACGTTGTATGCTATTACGGCCTCTAATGGCATGAAAGGCGTGTTTGTATCCGCTCAGGGAACTTATGCAAACGAAGTGTCACCCGAGCTGATGGCTAAGTTTCACGTTGCTGACCGTGCCCAGGTCAATACTGATGGCGCGGTGAAGCCACTTGATTCCCTGCCAACTGGCCAATAACTCATTTCTTTCATATTTGCAAGAATTAAACCCGGAACATGTCAAATTTTCCGGGTTTTTAACTATATTTGCGGCCTTTACAAAATCGCGACGTTCTTTTTCGTGCTGATAAGCTATGAAGTTATCCGAATTCAAATTTGATTTACCCGAAAGTCTCATCGCTAAATACCCAGTCGAGCGGGGTGAATCGCGGTTAATGGTCGTCGACCGGAAAACCAAATCCATTGAACACAAGAGGTTTTCGGATATACTGAGCTACTTCGACGATGGCGATGTAATGGTCATCAACAACACGAAAGTGTTTCCAGCCCGGCTTTACGGTAATAAAGAAAAAACGGGTGCCAAAATTGAAGTTTTCCTGCTGCGCGAACTGAATCGCGAAATGAAACTGTGGGACGTACTGGTTGACCCCGCCCGTAAAATTCGGGTTGGTAACAAGTTGTATTTCGGCGACAGCGATCTGGTAGCCGAAGTAATTGATAATACTACCTCCCGCGGCCGGACGATCCGCTTTCTCTTCGATGGCAACCACGAAGAGTTTATGAAGGCAGTTGATGAACTGGGCGAAACACCCCTGCCCCGTGAAATTCAGCGCGAAGCCGAAACGGCCGACCGGGATCTGTATCAGACCGTTTTTGCCGAGCACGTTGGCGCGGTAGCTGCTCCTACGGCAGGCCTGCATTTTACCCGCGCTATGATGAAGCGCATGGAAATTAAAGGCGTTCACTTCGCGCCCATTACCCTCCATGTTGGTCTGGGTACCTTCCGGCAGGTAGACGTCGAAGACCTCACCAAGCACAAGACGGATTCCGAAAATTACAAGATTACCGAAGACGCTGCGCAGATTGTCAATACGGCTCTGGATGCTGGCAAGCGCGTTTGCGCCGTTGGCACGACCTCGCTCAAAGCGATTGAATCGTCGGTATCGGCCAACAGCCGGCTTAAGCCGGTAGAAGGCTGGACGGATAAGTTCATCTTCCCGCCCTACGATTTCAAGATAGCCAACTCACTGCTGACGAGTCTGCACCTGCCCGAATCGATCCTGATCATGATGACGAGCGCATTCGGCGGGCATGAGCTGATTAAAGAAGCTTATCAGACAGCCATCAAGGAAAAATATCGCTTCTTCAGTTATGGCGACGCGATGCTGATTCTGTAACGACGTGGCTTCGGCCTTCCTGATTTTATCGTTTGATTGTTTGTCGGTTTGATTGTTTGTTTGCGGTTATGGATGAATTAGCCAACGCGACAACCAGTCAAACCGACAAACGTTTTGCCATTATTGTAGCCGGGGGCAGCGGCAGTCGGATGAAGTCTGACGTACCCAAACAGTTTCTGCTACTCCGAGGAAAACCTATTCTTCAGCATACGCTCGAACAGTTTCTGGCCGTTACGCCCGCCCTTCAGATTATTCTG is from Spirosoma taeanense and encodes:
- a CDS encoding SMP-30/gluconolactonase/LRE family protein, with the protein product MKNSLALSALVLIACWLTACEDHRNSPNAPFPERINFVAERQYPEGIAYSSLLGKFVITSITQGKIGTVDTDGRYADLLSAPELISGIGVKVAGERLFVCVGDQGVSVKSTPQTAFKTAELLVFNLNTRQLERRVEMDNLLPDARHFANDLALSPDGTIYVTDSFSPVIYKIMPDGQASILVNDPRFASATFGLNGIVYHPNGYLIVAQTGAGKLYKVDLKNGNAISEVGGIASLPGDGLTLLNNDLYVVTGQGSRVAQVRSADNWQTASVVKTDENGYFQATTNVAVNNQIYTLNARIREISAAMGNTALLQSRDYSIQRFR
- the queA gene encoding tRNA preQ1(34) S-adenosylmethionine ribosyltransferase-isomerase QueA, whose translation is MKLSEFKFDLPESLIAKYPVERGESRLMVVDRKTKSIEHKRFSDILSYFDDGDVMVINNTKVFPARLYGNKEKTGAKIEVFLLRELNREMKLWDVLVDPARKIRVGNKLYFGDSDLVAEVIDNTTSRGRTIRFLFDGNHEEFMKAVDELGETPLPREIQREAETADRDLYQTVFAEHVGAVAAPTAGLHFTRAMMKRMEIKGVHFAPITLHVGLGTFRQVDVEDLTKHKTDSENYKITEDAAQIVNTALDAGKRVCAVGTTSLKAIESSVSANSRLKPVEGWTDKFIFPPYDFKIANSLLTSLHLPESILIMMTSAFGGHELIKEAYQTAIKEKYRFFSYGDAMLIL